From a single Triplophysa rosa linkage group LG1, Trosa_1v2, whole genome shotgun sequence genomic region:
- the capn1 gene encoding calpain-1 catalytic subunit: protein MEAMIATGMAAKLRSQWDRDEGLGQNHNAVKFLGQDFESLRGQCLQNRTLFEDSLFPATGTSLGFKELGPHSSKTHGVRWMRPTEICMRPQFIMDGATRTDICQGALGDCWLLAAIGSLTLNDNLLHRVVPHGQCFDRGYAGIFHFQFWQFGEWVDVVIDDRLPVKDGKLLFVHSAEGGEFWSALLEKAYAKLNGCYEALSGGSTSEGFEDFTGGVTEMYELIKAPPDLFSIIGRAIERGSLLGCSIDITSKFDMEAVTFKKLVKGHAYSVTGVEEVLYRGNMTKLVRIRNPWGEVEWTGAWSDDSREWDSVDRSVRGRLQNRSEDGEFWMSFSDFLREFTRLEICNLTADALQASQVKKWSTSHYHGEWRRGSTAGGCRNFPATFWINPQFKLTLQHPDSPGQSECSFLVALMQKDRRKKRKEGKDMETIGFAIYEVPREFVGQTGAHLKRDFFLSHASSARSELFINLREVSSRCRLPAGEYIIVPSTFEPNKDADFVLRVFSEKPANSEEMDDKVTADIPEEQRLDESQIDAAFKNLFRQLAGADMEINVTELQTILNRIIGKHKDLKTDGFCKEACRSMINLMDTDGSGKLGLTEFHVLWEKIKRYLSIFREHDLDKSGTMSSYEMRKALDSAGFKLNNHLFQLIIIRYTEEDLTVDFDNFVTCLVRLETMFKTFKTMDTDGDGIMSLTFFQWISLTMFA from the exons ATGGAGGCCATGATTGCCACAGGAATGGCCGCCAAACTCCGGAGTCAGTGGGACAGAGATGAAGGTTTGGGTCAGAATCACAATGCCGTGAAGTTCCTGGGACAAGATTTTGAGTCACTAAGGGGTCAGTGCCTCCAGAACAGGACATTGTTTGAAGACTCATTGTTTCCGGCCACTGGAACTTCTCTGGGTTTTAAAGAGTTGGGCCCACATTCCTCTAAGACGCATGGTGTGCGATGGATGAGACCGACG GAGATTTGCATGCGTCCTCAGTTTATCATGGATGGAGCTACTCGTACTGACATCTGTCAGGGAGCTCTGG GTGACTGTTGGTTGCTGGCGGCCATCGGGTCTCTGACTCTGAACGATAACCTCCTGCACCGCGTGGTGCCTCATGGACAATGCTTTGACAGAGGCTACGCTGGAATTTTTCACTTTCAG TTTTGGCAGTTTGGTGAATGGGTTGACGTGGTGATTGATGACCGGTTGCCTGTGAAGGATGGGAAGCTGTTGTTTGTACACTCCGCAGAAGGCGGAGAGTTCTGGAGCGCACTGCTGGAGAAGGCCTATGCCAA GCTAAACGGCTGTTATGAGGCTCTCTCTGGTGGAAGCACATCTGAGGGGTTTGAAGATTTTACCGGCGGGGTCACAGAGATGTACGAGTTGATAAAAGCGCCGCCTGATCTCTTCAGCATCATTGGCCGGGCCATCGAGAGAGGCTCACTTCTGGGCTGTTCTATTGAC ATCACCAGTAAGTTTGACATGGAGGCAGTGACCTTCAAGAAGCTGGTCAAAGGTCATGCTTACTCTGTGACAGGAGTGGAGGAG GTGCTCTACAGGGGAAACATGACTAAACTGGTGCGTATCAGAAACCCCTGGGGTGAAGTGGAGTGGACAGGAGCCTGGAGCGATGA CTCTCGAGAATGGGACAGTGTGGACAGGTCAGTTAGAGGCAGATTACAGAACCGCAGTGAGGATGGAGAGTTCTG GATGTCGTTCAGTGACTTCCTGCGGGAGTTCACCCGGTTGGAGATTTGTAATTTGACAGCAGATGCTCTGCAGGCAAGTCAGGTGAAAAAATGGAGCACGTCGCACTATCACGGGGAGTGGAGGAGGGGCAGCACGGCCGGCGGTTGTAGAAACTTCCCAG CCACATTCTGGATCAACCCTCAGTTCAAGTTGACCCTACAGCATCCTGATTCTCCCGGCCAATCAGAGTGCAGCTTCCTGGTGGCGCTGATGCAGAAAGATCGCAGGAAGAAGCGAAAAGAAGGAAAAGACATGGAGACCATCGGATTTGCCATTTACGAGGTTCCGAGAGAG TTTGTGGGTCAAACAGGTGCGCACCTGAAGCGCGATTTTTTCCTTAGTCACGCGTCCAGCGCCCGCTCGGAACTCTTCATCAACCTGAGGGAGGTGAGCTCTCGTTGCCGACTGCCGGCGGGCGAGTACATCATCGTCCCATCCACCTTTGAGCCCAACAAAGATGCCGACTTTGTCCTCCGAGTATTCTCAGAGAAACCCGCCAACTCCGA agAAATGGATGATAAAGTCACAGCTGACATTCCCGAAGAG CAACGTCTGGATGAGAGTCAAATTGATGCTGCCTTTAAGAATCTCTTCAGACAGTTGGCTGGAGCG GACATGGAAATCAATGTTACAGAGCTGCAAACCATACTGAACAGAATTATCGGCAAAC ATAAAGATTTGAAGACAGACGGCTTTTGTAAGGAGGCCTGCCGTAGCATGATCAACCTCATGGAT ACAGATGGCAGCGGGAAACTCGGACTCACGGAGTTCCATGTGTTGTGGGAAAAGATTAAACGTTACCTg TCAATCTTCAGGGAGCATGATCTTGATAAATCTGGAACTATGAGCTCTTATGAGATGCGAAAAGCTCTGGACTCAGCAG
- the sf3b2 gene encoding splicing factor 3B subunit 2 produces the protein MASDGPPGSASQPDFNTWTHGDLQAKLAEFAAPNIGPREELIDRLSAYAQSGMIMSKPNMPGGDDKGMTMMPGLPPMPPMPSMPLPPSMNLMQSMNMMGGPPPIHLGMESSGIMHHDDRGTQGDPRGMDEQMKEHELLEQQKRAAVLLEHERQQELAKIHQGGPPGPRGPELGPRPNLLPPLPPLRVGTQTGPSHPGASVASQSARQKVPPPPGEDGREGWQGEDVGIGPKIPQALEKILQLKEIRQEQLSTAPTEDDYDDDMDLKNSARAHSDEDDENVLSKKEKNRKRRNRKKKKKQQQEQEKKREEDKKTEENQEKEPEVEIEYVTENLEIYDPNYIFFKRVFEAFKLTDDVKKEKEKEPEKPEKPEILSFKKKGFELEKKDSDDSDEETRKDMPKLSKKKLRRMNRLTVAELKQLVTRPDVVEMHDVTAQEPKLLVHLKATRNTVPVPRHWCFKRKYLQGKRGIEKPPFQLPEFIRRTGIQEMREALQEKEDAKTMKTKMREKVRPKMGKIDIDYQKLHDAFFKWQIKPKLTIHGDLYYEGKEFETRLKEKKPGDLSDELRIALGMPTGPNSHKVPPPWLIAMQRYGPPPSYPNLKIPGLNAPIPDSCSFGYHAGGWGKPPVDETGKPLYGDVFGTNSVDFQAKAEEEEVDHGTWGELEPSDEESSEEEEEEESDEEKPDETGFFTPADSGLITPGGFSSVPAGMETPELIELRKKKIEEAMDGNETPQLFTVLPERKTGPVGAAMMGSTHIYDMSAAAAAARKVAPGMGGDVQGVEVALAPEELELDPMAMTQKYEERVREQQAQVEKEDFSDMVAEHAAKQKQKKRKAQPQDTRGGAKKYKEFKF, from the exons ATGGCGAGCGACGGACCGCCAGGCTCTGCATCTCAGCCGGATTTTAACACATGGACTCATGGCGACCTACAGGCCAAACTGGCAGAGTTTGCTGCTCCTAATATAG GTCCTAGAGAGGAGCTCATAGACCGACTTTCAGCTTATGCTCAA TCTGGGATGATCATGTCTAAACCAAACATGCCAGGAGGGGACGACAAGGGAATGACTATG ATGCCAGGGCTGCCACCCATGCCCCCGATGCCCTCCATGCCCCTGCCGCCAAGTATGAACTTAATGCAGAGCATGAACATGATGGGCGGCCCTCCACCTATTCACTTGGGCATGGAGTCATCAGGCATAATGCACCATGATGACAGAGGCACTCAG GGGGATCCACGAGGGATGGATGAACAGATGAAGGAACATGAGCTCTTGGAGCAGCAGAAACGG GCTGCGGTACTATTGGAACATGAAAGACAACAGGAACTGGCTAAAATCCATCAGGGTGGACCACCTGGCCCCAGAGGTCCCGAGCTGGGACCCCGTCCCAACCTTCTGCCCCCCCTTCCCCCTCTCCGAG TTGGTACACAGACAGGCCCGAGCCATCCAGGTGCGTCCGTGGCATCTCAGTCTGCGAGGCAGAAAGTCCCCCCCCCTCCAGGAGAGGATGGCAGAGAG ggGTGGCAGGGTGAAGATGTTGGCATCGGACCAAAGATCCCTCAAGCTCTAGAGAAGATTTTGCAACTGAAGGAAATAAGACAGGAACAGCTCAGCACTGCCCCTACAG AAGATGATTATGATGATGATATGGACCTAAAGAATTCTGCCCGTGCACACTCCGATGAGGATGACGAAAACGTTCTTTCTAAAAAAGAG AAGAACCGCAAGCGCAGGAAccgaaagaagaaaaagaagcagCAGCAAGAGCAGGAGAAGAAACGGGAGGAGGACAAGAAGACAGAAGAGAACCAAGAGAAGGAGCCTGAGGTTGAGATCGAGTACGTCACAGAGAACCTGGAGATCTACGACCCGAACTACATCTTCTTCAAGAGGGTCTTTGAGGCATTCAAG CTGACAGATGACGTGAAAAAGGAAAAGGAAAAAGAGCCTGAGAAACCAGAGAAGCCCGAAATACTTTCTTTTAAGAAGAAGGGATTTGAGCTGGAGAAGAAAGATAGCGATGACAGTGACGAG GAAACCAGGAAGGACATGCCCAAGCTGTCCAAGAAGAAGCTCAGGAGAATGAACAGACTCACAGTGGCCGAGCTCAAACAG TTGGTTACCCGTCCTGACGTGGTGGAGATGCACGACGTGACCGCTCAGGAGCCCAAACTGCTAGTACACCTAAAGGCAACCCGGAACACGGTGCCTGTGCCGCGTCACTGGTGCTTCAAGAGGAAGTATCTGCAGGGCAAGAGAGGCATAGAGAAACCACCCTTTCAACTGCCTGAATTCATCAGAAGAACCGGTATCCAGGAGATGAGAGAGGCCCTGCAGGAGAAG GAAGACGCGAAAACCATGAAGACCAAAATGAGAGAAAAAGTTCGTCCCAAGATGGGGAAGATTGACATTGACTACCAGAAGCTACACGATGCCTTCTTCAAATGGCAGATCAAACCAAAGCTCACGATACACGGCGACCTGTATTACGAG GGTAAAGAGTTTGAGACACGTCTGAAGGAGAAGAAACCTGGGGATCTTTCAGATGAGCTGAGAATCGCTCTGGGGATGCCCACAGGCCCT AACTCTCATAAAGTTCCTCCGCCATGGCTGATCGCCATGCAGAGATACGGTCCCCCACCCTCGTACCCCAACCTGAAGATCCCCGGCCTTAACGCCCCCATCCCTGAT agcTGTTCGTTTGGGTATCATGCTGGTGGCTGGGGCAAACCTCCTGTGGATGAGACAGGAAAGCCTCTGTACGGAGATGTGTTCGGAACCAACTCGGTTGACTTTCAG GCCAAAGCAGAGGAGGAAGAAGTGGATCATGGAACATGGGGCGAGTTAGAGCCGTCTGACGAAGAATCTtcagaggaggaagaggaagaggagagtGACGAGGAGAAACCAGACGAAACGGGTTTCTTCACACCTGCAGACAG CGGGTTGATCACTCCCGGTGGGTTCTCCTCGGTTCCTGCCGGCATGGAAACTCCAGAACTGATTGAGCTCAGGAAGAAGAAGATCGAAGAGGCCATGGACGG AAACGAGACGCCTCAGCTGTTCACAGTGCTGCCAGAGAGGAAAACTGGACCAGTGGGAGCTGCTATGATGGGTTCCACACATATCTACGACATGTCTGCG GCGGCGGCGGCGGCGCGTAAGGTGGCACCAGGGATGGGCGGAGACGTGCAGGGTGTGGAAGTGGCTCTGGCTCCCGAGGAGCTGGAGTTGGACCCCATGGCCATGACGCAGAAGTACGAGGAACGTGTCAGAGAACAGCAGGCCCAAGTGGAGAAAGAAGATTTCAGCGACATGGTGGCCGAACATGCAGCCAAACAAAAG CAAAAGAAACGCAAGGCGCAGCCGCAGGACACCCGTGGTGGAGCAAAGAAATATAAAGAGTTCAAGTTTTAA